TTGCGACAAAATTTGTTCTTAATAGGTATGGAGACACTGCTCTCGCTTTTTCAACAGGAATTGTGACAATAGTAGTTCTTATATTCTCCGAAATATTTCCCAAACAGATTGCAATATTAAATAATGAAGGCATAGCCTTGTCAACCTCAATCTTACTTAAAACATTAACGTTCATATTCACACCCATAATATACGTGATTAACGGAATGACTAAAGCTCTATTAATCCTATGCAAAATAAAAACAAGTCAAAAAATGAATAAAGATACCATAAGAAATATGTTGTCTCTAGCTGAAAACTTAGGGATCCTAGAAAATGATGCTAGAATATTCATGCAAAAGATGTTAAATATAGGAGAAGTTAGAACCTCTGAAGTTATGACTCACCGTACAGAAGTATTTTCCCTATCAAGCACATCAAAACTGAAAGATAAGATTAAAATAATTAAAAAGGAAGGATATTCCAGGATTCCTGTGTATAGGGGGCAGAATAGAGAACAAATAATAGGAATTTTAATAACCAAAGATTTAATTGAGATAAGTAAAAAAGAACTTGAGAAAAGCATCATAAAATTTGCAAAACCTGCTGTCTTTGTACAACAAAACAAAAGAATAAAAGATACTCTAGCAATTATGAGACAAAAACAGAAAATAATGGCAATTGTTATTGATGAATATGGAGGTTTTTCGGGAATACTTACAATAGAGGATATAGTCGAGAAAATATTTGGAGCAATATTTGATGAGTATGATTTAGAAGAAGAAAAACAGTTTATTATTAAAAGGAGTGAAAACATTTACCTAATACTCGGTGAGACCACCTTTGATGAGATCGAAGAAATTATTGGAATAAAAATTCAACACAAAGATTACATAAATACAGTTGGTGGATACATAATGGATTTACTTGATAAGATTCCTAAAGGGGGAGAACAAGTTAATACAGAACATGGAGAATACTTAATAGAGGAAGTGAGGAATCATAAGATTAGAAAAATAATCTTTAAAAAATTTGAAAAGGAGTAAAAGTGTATAAAAATCTTTGGAGAATGGTTTTTAATTTTCCAGAACCTAGATTGAACACAAAACATGGCTTTAACGGAACACCCGCTTATTTGCTAACAATACAAAATTCAATGAAAGTAGTGAACTTTAATATTATTAAAAATTTATTCTTAATTTAACATCAAAAATAAAGAAGAAGATGTAGATTTTTTTCTTGCTAAATAAATAAAAGGAGGATAAAATGCTAAATATTCCAAAATTTTTCAATAAAACATACGAATACACAATAGTGCTCATTATATTGATAATAATAGCGGTAATAGTCATCTCAAATGTTTTCGTAGTTGGTCCATCAGAGGAAGCAATTGTTCTTCGCCTTGGAAGACTAAATAGAACACTTGAATCGGGAATACATATAAAAATTCCACTAATTGAGGAAAAATTCATTCTACCAGTAAAGATAGTACAAGAGGTGAAGTTTGGATTTAATTCAGACAATAACAGAGGAATTAATGTTGGTGAGGATGAAGGAGTAATTATTACTGGAGATTTAAACATAATAAATGTTGAATGGCTAATACAATATAAAATAAACGACCCATATTCTTTCATGTTTAAAGTACAGGACCCAGAAGAAACCATCAAAGACATTGCAAAGTCGTCAATGAACAGGTTGATCGGGGATAACACTATTTTTGAGATAATTAACGACAACAGAGTCGGTGTTACAGAAGGAGTAAAATCCTCTATGAATGAAATTATTAAAACATATAATTTAGGGATAGATATTGTGCAGGTACAAATCAGAAATGCTATGCCACCGAAGGGCAAAGTTTATGAAGCATTTGAAGATGTTAATATTGCGATACAAGATAAAAATAAGTTCATCAATGAGGGAAAGAAAGAATTTAATCAAATCGTTCCCAAAATTAAAGGAGAAGCACTTAAGGTACTAGAGGAAGCTAAGGGATACAAAGAGAGTAGAATAAATAACGCCCTAGCTGATACTAAGATTTTTAACGCAATTTTAAATGCATACATTAAAGATCCAGAAATTACAAGAGAGAGGCTCTACAATGAAACAATGAAGGAGATCCTTGAAAATAAAGATAACATTGAAATAATCGACAAGAATTTCAAAAACTTCCTTCCGTTTAAGGAGATAAAGTAAATGAAATACATGGTAAAATTCTTATTCTCTATTGCTAAAACTGCTGTCTTTACATTACTATTTGCTTTAATCTCACTTTCCATAATGCAACCAATTTATATCCTAAAAGAAAATGAGATATCAATCACTACAAGACTTGGAAAAATTGAGAGAACTGAAAACACAGCAGGACTTAAATATAAAATTCCATTTATTGAACATGTGCAAATATTTCCCAAAATCATACTCAGATGGGACGGGGAGCCCCAAAGAATTCCAACGGGTGGAGAGGAAAAGCAATTAATATGGATAGATACAACTGCTAGATGGAAAATTGCAGATATTAATAAATTCTACACATCAATTAAAACAATGGATAGGGCTTATGTAAGAATTGATGCTGCCATTGAACCTGCTGTTAGAGGTGTTATTGCTATGTATCCTTTACTTGAAATGATTAGAAGTTCAAACGACCCAGTTCAAAGATTATCTCACGGAATTTTAACAGCTCAAGAGGCTAAGAGTGACACAACTTATCAGATAACAAAGGGTCGAAAAACCATCGAAAATGAAATAATTCAGGTTGCAAATAAAAACACTAAAGATATTGGAATTGAAATTGTTGATGTTCTTATTAGAAAAATTAGCTACGACCCAAGCTTAATCGATTCAGTACATAACAGAATGATCTCAGAAAGGCAACAAATTGCAGAAGAACAAAGAAGTACGGGAATGGCTGAGAAAACGGAAATACTTGGTAGCATTGAAAAAGAAAAACTAAAATTATTAAGTGAGGCAAAAGCTGAGGCAGCTAAAATTAAAGCTGAGGGAGATAGTGAAGCGGCACGTATTTATGCAGCCGCATATGGGAAAAGTGTTGAATTTTACAGATTTTGGCAAGCACTAGAAAGCTACAAGACAGTACTTAAAGATAAGCGAAAAACATTTTCAACAGATATGGACTTCTTCAGGTACTTACATAACAGAAAATGAAACGATACGTTAGATTTAATAAAAGTTTTATTTAAAAATGATATTAAAGGTTTATTATAACAATTCCCTATTCTTTAATGGCTACAGAGTCGTTGCTCCGATTGTTTAGAGTCAAATTCACAGAAAAAGTGGACAAACGAAGTACTATCATTTTTGCTAGTATTACGGAGAAGACAAAACAAACCCCATACTTAGTAGGCTATGACATAAAAAATATGCCTTATTCATTCTGAATAATGATTGTAAAGCTCGCATTATTCAAAATTATTCAAAATGTACTTTAATACAGCATCATTATAATGGTAATCTATTACTTCGCAAGCCTTATCCTTAAGCGCATCAATACCATTCTGAGGAGTGACCTTGTGAATTTCATTTTCGTTAAAGACAGAGATATCATTGTCAGAATCCCCAAAATAAACAATATCTTTGTAAGAAATAGACAAATAATCAGCTAAAAATTTAATCCCATTTATCTTCTCAGCACGAACGCTTTGTATTTCAATAACACTAATCTTGTCATTAAATTCTACTCTTCCATACTTAGAAACCTTAAGTTCAGAATAACTTTTCATATTCAAAAAAATATCTTCGATTCTTTCCCGAGTAGCAATAATGGTAACAGACAAAACATCATAAAGAGAAATATCACTAAGTTTATCTATTTTGACAATATTTGAACGGCAATAGGTTTGCTTAAATGTAAGATACCAATGCTCTAAAAAATTATTAATACCATCATAAACATTAAACACCTCTCCTTTTTGTATCACTTTAAAAAATACAGAAAACCCATTATGCTTAAAACAAGAATAAATATCATCAACACAATCCCAACTTATGTTTTCTACATAAAGGGGCCTGCTCTGATCTACAGATGTGACATAAGCACCGTCATGACTAATTAAAGGAATCTTAAAATTAAATCCTCTCAAAGGAGACCTCATAAGATAAAAATCTCTGCCTGTTGCAACCGTAAAATTAAAATCATCTCTCTTCAGAAGTTCCCTCAGACTATTCCTTGAAAAATCTGATAAGGATCCCCTACTATCAAGCAACGTACCATCTAAATCCGTAATAAAAACTTTGCTCACAAAATTACTCCTATGTTCCTAAATAGAGCGCACAAAGCTAATTGTACAACTTTAAACATAAAAACAAAAATTGCCCTTCCCTATTTGTGTTTATTGACAAAAAAAAATGTTTGTGAAAAAATTATGGTGTTACATAACAAGAATGGCCGCTGTAGCTCAGTTGGTAGAGCATAGGACTGAAAATCCTTGTGTCAGGAGTTCGATTCTCCTCGGCGGCAATGTTTCATTGGTTTTGTTTGTTGCATTATTGGTTAGTGACAATGGTCTTGTCTTGGGGTTTTGATTTCTCTTTAATGCGAGGGCGCCTGTGGAACAGCAGAGCTTAAAATCGTTCCTCGGGGAGTTTGTTCTCTTGGGGCTGCTATTTAAAATTCTACTTAAGAGGGCTCAGGATGATTCTCAAAGAAATAAAAAGGATAGAAGACTTAACAGAAGATGATATTATTTTTTCAAATATCGGAAATTTGTCCAAACTGAGTGCACGAGTAAATGATAGAATCATTAAAGCTTTAAAGCAGGGAAGTGTTTCACACATACCCGTAATTAATAACTATACAAACATGCCACATGAAAAATTGATAAGTATGGTCAATGAGGAGCTATTAGACAACGAAATAAATTCTTTAAAGGAAGATTTAATACAGGCTTTAAAGGACGTATACAAGCCCTTCTCAGAAAGAGATAAAATATTTGTAATTTCCGGTAAGAAGAGCTTGATCAATCTAAACATTCTTATGGAAGAAGCACCCGATTCAATTTACTTTAAAGAGATCATTGAGGGTAGTTTTAAGATTTTACCAACACATAAAATGATATCTATTCAAAAGTTACTACTGGAAGTGTATGATTACTTTGATCTTCAAAAGATTAGGAATAAAGATAATCTTTCTAACGCAAGAACAATCAAAAAGCTATACCTGCATTCGATCAGAAGAGATTGGGAATTTTTTAATGGAAAAGTAAAAACATCAGGAGATTCTGTCTTATTACACGCAATTGACACTACAATTTATTTTTTAATGACAATTGCACACTTAAATAAGGAGAGAGCAGCAAAAGATGCCCCTCGTTCAACAACAAAATTTTTTATCGACAAAGGACACTATACACAATTCACAGAATTTTTCTATGACAACAACATAATAATACAAGCTGCTCTTGGTGTGCTTTTGCATCCCATCGGACTCATGCATACTACTATACTACAAAACTTAAAAGACAAAATTAGCTTTAAAAACAAGGATGCAGAGGAAAAATACAGGCTTAAGGTGGAGAATTTAGAGAAAAGCATTAATGTATCTAAGAATCTATTTAGACTCAGAGAAGACATATCTCCCATTACAAAGATGATAATAAACGGACAAAGAAGTTACCTTGACAGTAAAAATCATTTGGATATAAAAATTAAAAGATTCACTCACGAACTTATTAGAATTTTTTGTTTAATAGATACTTACGATGAAATGGTCAATCCTATTACGATAAAAGAACCCGTCAACCCCCTGGAAGCTATTGAGTTTCTATTGCAAAATAGCTCAAAATACCATTGGGACACAGGCAAGCCGAATGAATACTTAAAGAACAAAAAATTTGATGCAAAAATGTTAAAAATTTTTCTAAAAATACTTGCACCCTTTGACTATGGGGAAATTCTAGACATTTGCACAAAAGATTGCAATGAGTCCTTATTCAAGGTCGTTGTTTGCGATTACAATATGGGCATGATGCCCATTTTATCTGTCATAAGAAAAAAAGATAAAGCCTATAACATTGGAGATGTGGTACTTAACCTTGATTCCAAAGAGATAATCGTTAAGGGAGAAAAAGGAGAGATAAAGAAAAGTTCACTAAAAAATGTTAGCAAATTTGAATTAAAGCGCAATATCGAGGAACTCAGAAGTCATGAGTTTAATCTTTTTGCTCTCTAAAGATTGAATATTGAGATTATTAATGATCGAACTTGTAAAAATCAAGTTTTGAATCGCCGTATCTCCTGGAATCGTATTTAGAAAGACTCAAGATACTGCTACTTAAATGTTCCCTAGAAGGATGATGGATAATAATCTTTGCTTTTTTATTTAAGCTCCCATTTCTTGAAACTGCTTCAAACAGTTTTTCTTTAAAAAGATAATCAAAAGGTGGGTCAAGATAGATAAAATCATAAAAAAGATTACTTCTTTTGATGAAAAACTCGGCCTCATTGAAAAAAAATTTATAAGGCTCCTTTATGAAACCAAAATTCTTAACCAAAACGCTCCTAGAAGCCTTATTGCAATCAACAAGATGAGCAAGCCGAGCTCCTCTACTGAGAGCCTCAAGAGACATTATCCCTGTACCCGCAAACACGTCAAGAAAATTTGCATCTAAAATCTGATTAAAAATAATGGAAAACAGAGCCTCTCTAACAACAGCCATCACAGGACGCACACCGCCCGTCCTAGGAAAAGCAACTCTTCTCCCCTTGTACTTGCCTGCACTCACATGCATGAGCACTAATTTTAAATTATTTTAACAAAATATTAAATATTTAAAACTTGAATTTTGATATAATTTTTCCTTAAGAGGGACATGCTATGAAAGGTATAATCTTAGCAGCTGGATATGGCACAAGATTTTTACCAGTAACAAAAACCATTCCAAAGGAAATGTTGCCAATTTTAAACAGACCGGCCATTGATTACGTCGTTGAAGAATTTATTAATTCTGGCATTAAAGACATATTAATAATAACTTCAAGAAGAAAGGAAGTTCTAGATAATTATTTCGACAGAGAAATTGAACTTGAATCTATATTTAAAAAAGAGAATAGGCGAGATTTACTAGAAATCATTGATCTTAAGGACATCAATATTAGCTTTATAAAACAAAATGAGATGATGGGCACAGGACATGCTTTACTGCATGCAAAACCTTGGATTGGGGGTGAAACCACAGTGGTGGCATACCCCGATGATCTACACATTGGAAACCCTCCCCTAACAGCACAACTTATAGGATTACATCAAGAAACTGGAAAAAGTATACTGTCTATTATTGAAAATCCCAAAAACATCAATAGATATGGAGTAATAGAATTAGACAAAGACAACATTCATGTCAAAGACATCATAGAAAAGCCAGAAATCGGAAAAGAACCAAGCAATAAGGCTTCCATTGGGAGATTTTTATATACTTACGAATTTTTTAAGTACTTAGAAGAAGGATTTAAAATTCACAAGAGGGGAGAATATCATCACATTTATGCTTTAAGGAAACTGATGTCTGAGGGCAAGGTACTGTATAAAGAAATAGAAGGTGAAAGACTTGATACAGGTGATATTGAAGGCTATTTAGAGGCAATAATTAAAGTTGCTAAAAGAGACGACAAGTTACTCAAGATAATTAAGAATTTAGTAGAGGCTAAGTGAACACAATAAAAAAACGCCAAGAATTTTATGCTTCTCTCAGCTTATTGAGAAAATACATAGATGAAAACATAGAAGAAAAAATTTTAAAATATAGCATTTTCTCAAAACTTTACATGCTAAATGAAGAAGAGATTAAAAATCTTATAGAAATAAGCAAAGAATACGAACTTGAAAAAAACAAAATAAACAGTACTCTTGAAGAATATTACTATGAAAAAAATAAAGACACAAAAATTAAAGATTGGCTGTTAGGGATAATTAGGGAAAAAAATTCATTACAAATACGAAAAGAAACAAATCTTATTAGTAAAAGACTTGGAATAACATATAAATTGAAATCAACCCATTATTTAAAGTTAATTGAAATACAAAATAATCCAGAGTACCCCTTGTGCAAAAGGGAATTATATAAACAACTGATATTAAACTTCTCAAGCAACATAAAAGCAGAAAATTTAGAACCAACAGTAGATATACTAGTAGCTGTAAGAAATAGAAACAAGGAAGAAATTAAACACATCTTAAAGCAACCCCAAACACTACAAAGACTCTTCAAGTCTAGCTTGACAAGAAAAGAAAGTAGAGTAATAAAACTGCAAAAATTGCTTATCTTAACGTACTGGCCGGTAGGATGCTTATCTAGACCTCTTTTTAATAAAATTTTAACAAAAAGTTATAAACACACGATAGGTGAAATCTTGACCTTAACGTACGATGAGATTCTTAAATACCTTCGCACAATGAAAACCTTAAGCCTTAATGAAATTTTTTACAAAGGATCAAGAAAAAATATCAATTTTAATTACTTTTTCAGCGACTTTACAAAATACACCCCCAAGGATTTTCAAAATGCACTAAAAATGTATTTGTCTTTGTTTGAAAAAATTGCAATAAGCAAATATTTACAGTGGTTCTTTAAGGATAAAGTACCAAACGAATGGGAAGATTTTATTTTTGCAATTGAATACATAGCAAAACACAGGTTGTTAAACTTAAGTGAAAAAATAGAAGATATCATTGCAGCAAAATTTCAAGCAGAGGACTTCTTTGTGTCTTTTGAAAAAATGAGCTTTAACCCATACAGGAATGCAAACGCATTTCAAAACAAACATATAAAGAAAACATTTTTACAAAATGTGATCAATTACATTAAAGACAATACGAAAGAAATAAACACATATGGATGGATAGCGTTCTACATTTATGCAGATAAAGATGACAAGGAAAATTTCTCAAACGATATAAAAACATTCTTTAGGAACAAAGATTTTGAAATTCAGAATCAAATACTTGTACACTTTTTGTCCCTTTATCCGAATATTGGTATGGAGCATTTGCAATTCATATCGGAAATGATACTCCATCTTGACGAGAATAAAATTACCATACCTAAAGAAATAATAAGAATGCAGAAGACCCTTGCCCAAGAATTAGACTACTATGAATCATACATTTTCATTAAATCATTAACCTTAAGAACAAGAGTACTTAAAATTTTACATAAGAATATTCAACCAAACCCAATGTTAAACTCGGTAGAGTTTAGGAATGAAAAGCTACTACCTGCATTGTGTTATGTTATTTATTACTTAAACCCAAATGCGTTAAAAGAAGAGAAGTCGATCCACTCTACGCAAAAAGAAGATATAATGAAATTCATTTCATTTTTGGATAAAGATCAAAATAAATTTATCTCTAGAACAAAATGAAATATAGCAATATTTACACTAACATAATACAATGTTAATGATAAAAGATATGAAGACTCATTTTTTACTGCTCAAAAACTCGATAATCTTTGCTTTGTTTCTAGTATTATTGTTAAACCCTAATTTCGCGTATGCCCAAAGATTAATTAGAATTGGACAGGAAGAGATTAAAAATAAAAACTACTCAAAGGCAATAAAAATTCTCAGTGATGCTATTCAAAAGTATCCAAAAGCACAAAACGGATATTATTTTCTGGCAATAGCCTATAGGGAAAATAACCAGTTAACAGAGTCAGAGGGTGCTTTGCTTGATGGAATTGCAGTTGGAGGGAGTATTGACTATAAGCTATATTTTGAACTTGGAAACATAATGTTTAAAAGGGGCGAGGGGTACTACAATCTAGCAATCAAATACTATTCCAACTCCGTTAAAAACATGCCTAATTACGACAGGGCACTGCTTAACAGAGCAAACTCTTATGTTGAACAAGGAAAAGTCAATTTTAAGGAAAAAGATTACAAAAATGCATGGGATTCCTACACTATGGCGATTCACGACTATTCACAATTTATTACCCTGAGGTACGAGACTGAAAAAAAAGACGACATTCTCCATATGATAAACCTCTTAAGAGATAAAAAAGCGGACCTGGAGGAACTTGACAAAAGTCTAAAAAGCGGAGACGCCCTTATTCCTAAAGATAGTAAAGATAGTAAAGATAGTAAAGATAGTAAAGATAGTAAAGATAGTAAAGATAGTAAAGATAGTAAAGATAGTAAAGATAGTAAAGATAGTAAAGATAGTAAAGATAGTAAAGATAGTAAAGATAGTAAAGATAGTAAAGATAGTAAAGATAGTAAAGATAGTAAAGATAGTAAAGATAGTAAAGATAGTAAAGATAGTAAAGATAGTAAAGATAGTAAAGATAGTAAAGATAGTAAAGATAGTAAAGATAGTAAAGATAGTAAAGATAGTAAAGATAGTAAAGATAGTCCTGAAGAAGAATTTGAGAGTAATTTAAAGACAGATTCTTTAATTGAGCTAGAAAAAATTAATTTGCAAGAGGAGTTAACAATAGATGAATAACAGAAAAAGCTTACCTATACTATTAGTTTTAATATTTCTGCTTATTTCTTCATTCGCGTCGCTTGGTTACTATATATATAAAGACCGACTAGACAAAAGAAACCAGGAGATAATGCTAAATGAGGTAAAGAATAGTGTTATGGATAGAAATTACAAAAAAGCTTATTCAATAACGAAAATCCTGAAAGATAAGTATCCAAAAAACACGGATATTGTGATGCTTGAAGGGACGTTAGCAGAACTTGCTAATAACAGTCCCTTTGAATCGAAAAGCTTGCAAAGGGATACCGCTAATCAAATAATAGATAAAATACAAGGAAGAGAAGAATTAATACCTATTAACAATGGAAACTCTGATATTGCTTTTAATAATAGATACATTAAGGATAATACAGAAGTGGAAAACTATGCCGACAGAAAAGAAGATACTGGTATTGAAGACGAAGATATTTTAGAGTTTAGGCACAGTAAAGTACCTAAAAATTTAGGTAATAATAAAGGTAAAATTGAGGATAATCAAAAGTCAAACATAGACAACAAAGAATCTACTGATAACCAAAAAAATTTATTTAACTTAAAAAAATTAAAAGACAACTTAAGTAAAGAGTTAAATAATAAAGATAAGCATTTAGAAAATCAAAGAAAAGAAATAATAAAACACAAACGGAATGAAGATGCTTCTAGAGAAAAACTTACAAACGATCCCAAAGCAAAAACAACAAGCCAAGATGAACACCCTAAAGAGAATCTTGATTCTTTGCCCCTAAAGTCCCCAATAAAAACAGAGCAACCCACTCCTTCAAGAATTCTTCCTAAACCACAAAGTCAGACTGTTGAAAAGATAGAAAGACCCTATGACTACTTTATAAAAAAAGAGCTGTATGAAATACTAGACAATATTAATACCGGAAATCCTTCTACCGGCAAGAGCAGACTTAATGAACTCATCAAAAGGGGATTAAGCGATAGTTTCAATAGGGTGAATGCTTTAATTGACAAGTTGAAATATCAGGAAGCCGCCCAGGTATTGCTTGAACTAATAAAGCAACATGTTGAGTTTAAATCAATTAGCCTACAAAAAGCTCCTTATTTAAAGGAGCTTTTTGTAGAAGAGGGCCCTGAGCAAGAAATTCTTGCCACAAAAGATATTTCATTGGATGATAAAATCAAAACAGAAGAGACCCCTAAAAGCTCTCCAACAGATTTAACCTCCCTTAAAACATTAGCACTAACAAATGAAAACAAAGGTAATTTAAAGATAGCTGAAGAAATTTATGAAAAAATTGCAAGCATTACAAAAAGAGCAGAAGACTACTACAAAATTGGAATAATTAAATTTAAACTAAAAAAACATAAAGAAGCAATTAAAGCTTTCCGTGATACACTGCTAATCCATCCAAACAACAAAAGAGCATACACAAATATAGGAACAATCCTGCTAATGTTAAATGAAAACAAGGAAGCAATCCAAGCTTTCGAAAAGGCAATTGCAATCGACCAAAATTATGGTACTGCTTTTTATAAAAAGGGAATAGCGGAAGAAAAAAATAACGATAAAACGCAAGCCTTCATGAGCTTTAAAAGAGCTCATGATATTACTAAAAATCCTAACTATGCCATAAAAACAGGAATTGCTGCAAATCATATTGGAGACTTTCAAAACGGAGAAAAATACCTAAATATGGTAAGTGCTTCATTGCAGGAGGGAAATGACATTGTACTTTACAACCTAGCAATGGCAAAATTTGAAAATGACAGTCTCAGCGCATCACTAGAAACCGTAAATAAAGCTCTTGCCATGAACCCAGCCAAACCCGAATATTTGTATTTAAAAGCATCAATCTTTTTAACTAAAGGAGACTATAACAAGGCAATAACACTATATAATAATATCATTTCAAAAACCCCTGCAAATATTACAGCCCACATAAATTTAGCAAGAGCATACGAAAAATTGGGTAATGAACGCAAAGCGATTGAAATACTTGAAAAAATTAGTAACAAGAATCATCCAGTGGCATTAAATAATCTTGGAAAACTTTATAAAAAACAAGGAAATTACCAAAAAGCAATAGATATTTTTCAAAAATTAGAAGCTAGCTCAGATATTGAAGCAAAGTATAATCTAGCCGTTACACTTTTGGCTGCCAAGGAGAACAAAAAAGCAATGGAAAAACTAAAAGAGTATATCAAACTAGATTCAAACAACCCAGAGGCCCTCCATGCATTGGGGATAATAGAATATAATGAAAACGGAAATGATAAAAGACTTAAAGAAATCATTAAAAAATTTCCTAATTACTCACAAAATAAGAGGATAATAAAAATTGTGGGACAATGAATAAGATAAAATTCTTAAATAAAAGCTTAGTACAAAAAATAGCAGCAGGAGAAGCCATAGATAGACCTTCCTCTGTTTTAAAAGAATTACTTGACAACTCGATAGATTCTGAAGCAGATAAAATAGAGGTTTTTCTTGAAGAGGGAGGTATGCGAAGAATACTAATAGTAGATAATGGAAGCGGAATAAGCCCAGAGGACTTAAAAATATGCTACCTACCCCACACTACTTCAAAAATTAATACAGAACAAGATCTTGAAAAAATCGAAACACTAGGCTTTAGAGGAGAAGCTCTCTCCAGCATTGCGATTTGTTCTAATCTCACAATAACAAGCTCAACAACAGGAGAAGAAAGTTATCAAATTGAAGTTGAAAACGGAATTGAAAAATATTTTAAAAAACAATCTCCAATAAACGGAACAATAGTAGACGTTACAAATTTATT
The sequence above is drawn from the Borrelia sp. RT5S genome and encodes:
- a CDS encoding tetratricopeptide repeat protein is translated as MNNRKSLPILLVLIFLLISSFASLGYYIYKDRLDKRNQEIMLNEVKNSVMDRNYKKAYSITKILKDKYPKNTDIVMLEGTLAELANNSPFESKSLQRDTANQIIDKIQGREELIPINNGNSDIAFNNRYIKDNTEVENYADRKEDTGIEDEDILEFRHSKVPKNLGNNKGKIEDNQKSNIDNKESTDNQKNLFNLKKLKDNLSKELNNKDKHLENQRKEIIKHKRNEDASREKLTNDPKAKTTSQDEHPKENLDSLPLKSPIKTEQPTPSRILPKPQSQTVEKIERPYDYFIKKELYEILDNINTGNPSTGKSRLNELIKRGLSDSFNRVNALIDKLKYQEAAQVLLELIKQHVEFKSISLQKAPYLKELFVEEGPEQEILATKDISLDDKIKTEETPKSSPTDLTSLKTLALTNENKGNLKIAEEIYEKIASITKRAEDYYKIGIIKFKLKKHKEAIKAFRDTLLIHPNNKRAYTNIGTILLMLNENKEAIQAFEKAIAIDQNYGTAFYKKGIAEEKNNDKTQAFMSFKRAHDITKNPNYAIKTGIAANHIGDFQNGEKYLNMVSASLQEGNDIVLYNLAMAKFENDSLSASLETVNKALAMNPAKPEYLYLKASIFLTKGDYNKAITLYNNIISKTPANITAHINLARAYEKLGNERKAIEILEKISNKNHPVALNNLGKLYKKQGNYQKAIDIFQKLEASSDIEAKYNLAVTLLAAKENKKAMEKLKEYIKLDSNNPEALHALGIIEYNENGNDKRLKEIIKKFPNYSQNKRIIKIVGQ